Proteins encoded in a region of the Acetobacter oryzifermentans genome:
- a CDS encoding DUF1826 domain-containing protein: MLFMESWPAAKVDTPEDAALGCPAPHVVACAHAAVVMDLQRPDVDMVVWGRRVPAAWEKSVTGWSGSPSPLTLSGMPSEIADYLATPAVLQDWPPVILTDVVDLSSLFAALTGGIRQHIRLMASLSSDAIFELPPDALRLICGYGRTGAEWCSNQDPKSGIVSTLSPFAVAFIKGAAEGEPGCLHRLPASDPNGAIPGPILVMDTVSR, translated from the coding sequence ATGCTGTTCATGGAGAGTTGGCCCGCAGCGAAAGTCGATACACCAGAAGACGCCGCTCTTGGCTGTCCCGCACCGCATGTAGTCGCCTGTGCCCACGCGGCCGTTGTGATGGATCTGCAACGGCCAGATGTTGATATGGTCGTATGGGGCCGCAGAGTTCCAGCAGCTTGGGAGAAGTCGGTCACAGGCTGGTCGGGCTCCCCGTCTCCTCTCACTCTCTCCGGCATGCCTTCGGAGATCGCGGATTACCTTGCAACCCCGGCTGTGCTTCAGGATTGGCCTCCCGTCATTCTGACGGATGTCGTGGATCTATCCTCTCTGTTCGCTGCTTTGACGGGAGGCATCCGACAGCACATCCGACTGATGGCCTCCCTCAGTAGTGATGCAATATTCGAACTTCCTCCTGATGCGCTCAGGCTGATCTGCGGCTATGGACGCACCGGGGCGGAATGGTGCAGCAATCAGGACCCGAAGAGCGGCATCGTTAGTACCCTGTCGCCTTTCGCCGTTGCGTTTATCAAGGGAGCTGCTGAAGGCGAACCTGGCTGCCTCCATCGTCTCCCGGCCAGTGACCCAAACGGTGCGATTCCGGGGCCAATCCTTGTGATGGATACGGTTTCCCGATGA